A genomic segment from Rickettsiella endosymbiont of Miltochrista miniata encodes:
- a CDS encoding glycosyltransferase has protein sequence MNKPYISVVIPVYNESENLEQLYQRLISSLDKLGKPYEVILVNDGSQDDSYERLNELQRRRPEQIRIVHFNGNFGQHMALMAGLERVRGEIIITLDADLQNPPEEISHLVKFIEEGHDYVGGIRKNRQDTFFRRYASILNNWLRYKMTKIRLTDQGCMLRAYRRSLVDLMIASKETSLFIPAQAYKLSISPTEIEVGHDARKGGQSKYNLYRLLRLNFDWMTSFTLLPLQIFTMLGLFISILSSFFVIYLFLRRIIIGPEAEGVFTLFAIVFFLMGIMLMGLGIMGEYIGRIYQEVRHRPRYVIRKIIDDTNEA, from the coding sequence ATGAATAAGCCCTATATCAGTGTGGTTATCCCAGTTTATAATGAGTCTGAAAACTTGGAACAGCTCTATCAGCGCTTGATTTCGAGCTTAGACAAGTTAGGTAAGCCTTATGAGGTTATTTTAGTTAATGATGGTAGTCAAGATGACTCCTATGAACGACTTAATGAATTACAAAGAAGGCGACCAGAGCAAATTCGCATTGTTCATTTTAATGGTAATTTCGGTCAACATATGGCATTGATGGCTGGTTTGGAGCGCGTCAGAGGAGAAATTATTATTACTTTAGATGCTGACCTACAAAATCCACCAGAGGAAATTTCTCATTTGGTAAAATTCATTGAAGAAGGTCATGATTATGTAGGAGGTATCCGAAAAAATCGCCAAGATACTTTTTTTCGACGCTATGCATCTATACTTAATAATTGGTTGCGCTATAAGATGACTAAGATTCGTTTGACTGATCAAGGCTGTATGTTGAGAGCCTATCGACGTTCACTCGTCGATTTAATGATAGCCAGCAAGGAAACTTCTTTATTCATTCCCGCACAAGCCTATAAACTTTCTATATCCCCCACCGAAATTGAAGTTGGGCATGATGCTCGTAAAGGTGGTCAGTCCAAATATAACCTTTATCGGTTATTACGTTTGAATTTTGATTGGATGACTAGTTTTACCTTATTACCCTTGCAGATTTTTACTATGTTAGGATTGTTTATTTCAATCTTAAGTAGCTTTTTTGTTATATATTTGTTTTTACGCCGGATTATTATTGGACCCGAAGCGGAAGGCGTGTTTACGTTATTTGCGATAGTTTTTTTCTTAATGGGAATAATGTTAATGGGTTTAGGGATTATGGGTGAATATATTGGGCGTATTTATCAAGAAGTACGTCATCGTCCCCGTTATGTTATTAGGAAAATTA
- a CDS encoding glycosyltransferase family 39 protein: MSIIQTKSSKGSWYFDLGLLVVGIALVFGLFLGTRPLSVPDEGRYAEIPREMLVLHDFVTPHLNGIKYFEKPPLFYWLQAGSIKVFNPLVNQTGQIFFKDKKNQYLAPISEWAVRLPNAILALLGCLLVYASGRILFERRAGLLSAIILASSLLYFALARMVTLDMTLSICLSGSLLTFLVASNQSPSLGRRCLFYSAYLFAGLAVLTKGLIGIVFPTMIIGLWILLSNQWRLLKQCYLASGVLLFLLMVLPWHILVQSRNPEFFQFYFIDQQFLRYSTLIAQRYQPNWFFIPIFIAGFLPWVCFLPQAIVNHFPRNWQQFKEKNNYIFLLLWVGIIFLFFSFSHSKLIPYILPIFPALALLTGHYLSTHWQRSWDIKWGYIAVPLVWLGLGSIGILYIAYDATITLSPSARLFLITAYSVFLLNSIIASCFAMRKKSKMAFATLAIGSVISFWIVSMGIPQLDTRSIKPLVVALKPLIKPGDKVVAYHDYYQDLPFYLNQRVFTVNVGGELTFGMQHQDTSHWMLQEANFWPDWNSSRRIYMIASKEAYQQINQQKKYLIYLLAKTPQDVLLSNHPIEKNKIKNIFD, encoded by the coding sequence ATGTCGATCATTCAAACTAAATCCAGTAAAGGAAGCTGGTACTTTGATTTAGGCTTACTGGTAGTGGGTATTGCTTTAGTCTTTGGCTTATTTTTAGGGACTAGGCCATTGAGTGTACCAGATGAAGGGAGATATGCTGAGATTCCACGAGAAATGTTGGTGCTACATGATTTTGTAACGCCTCATCTGAATGGGATCAAATATTTTGAAAAGCCCCCTTTATTTTATTGGCTACAAGCGGGGTCGATTAAGGTTTTTAATCCATTGGTTAATCAAACAGGACAAATATTCTTTAAGGACAAAAAAAATCAATATTTGGCGCCTATCAGCGAATGGGCAGTACGTTTACCTAACGCTATCCTGGCATTATTAGGTTGCTTATTAGTTTATGCATCAGGTCGAATTCTTTTTGAAAGACGAGCTGGATTATTAAGTGCCATTATTCTTGCTTCCAGTCTGCTATATTTTGCATTAGCACGGATGGTAACACTCGATATGACCTTATCGATCTGTTTATCTGGAAGCTTGTTAACTTTCTTAGTTGCATCCAATCAGTCACCAAGTTTAGGGCGTCGGTGTTTATTTTATAGTGCTTATCTATTTGCCGGCCTAGCAGTTCTCACAAAGGGGCTGATCGGTATAGTATTTCCTACTATGATTATTGGGCTTTGGATATTATTATCTAATCAATGGCGTTTGTTGAAGCAATGTTATCTTGCTAGTGGGGTTTTGTTATTTTTATTAATGGTTTTGCCTTGGCATATTTTAGTTCAATCTAGAAATCCTGAATTTTTCCAATTCTATTTTATAGATCAGCAATTCCTGCGTTATTCCACTTTGATAGCACAGCGTTACCAACCCAATTGGTTTTTTATTCCAATTTTTATTGCCGGGTTTTTACCTTGGGTATGTTTTTTACCTCAAGCGATAGTGAATCACTTTCCTAGAAATTGGCAACAATTCAAAGAAAAAAATAATTATATTTTTCTTTTACTCTGGGTAGGGATAATTTTTCTTTTCTTTTCCTTTTCACATTCCAAATTAATTCCGTATATTTTACCGATTTTTCCTGCTTTGGCTTTATTAACTGGCCATTATCTTTCTACTCACTGGCAGCGAAGCTGGGATATTAAATGGGGGTATATAGCGGTACCTTTGGTATGGTTAGGTTTAGGAAGTATAGGTATATTATATATAGCTTACGATGCGACTATTACGCTATCTCCGTCTGCCAGACTTTTTTTGATAACCGCTTATAGTGTTTTTCTTTTAAATAGCATAATCGCGAGTTGCTTTGCTATGCGGAAAAAATCCAAAATGGCATTTGCAACTTTGGCAATAGGAAGTGTGATTAGCTTCTGGATTGTTTCTATGGGTATTCCTCAGCTCGATACACGTTCGATAAAGCCTTTAGTTGTTGCTCTTAAGCCTTTAATAAAGCCAGGCGATAAAGTAGTGGCATACCATGATTATTATCAAGATTTGCCTTTTTATTTAAATCAACGGGTATTTACAGTCAATGTCGGTGGAGAATTAACTTTTGGTATGCAACATCAAGATACTAGCCATTGGATGTTACAGGAAGCTAATTTCTGGCCTGACTGGAATAGTTCAAGGCGTATTTATATGATAGCTAGTAAAGAAGCATACCAGCAGATTAATCAACAAAAGAAATATCTCATTTATTTGCTAGCAAAGACACCGCAAGATGTTTTATTAAGCAATCACCCTATAGAGAAAAATAAAATAAAAAATATTTTTGATTAA
- the elbB gene encoding isoprenoid biosynthesis glyoxalase ElbB, which translates to MQKQNIAVILSGCGALDGSEIHESVLTLLALDRAELPYQCLAPNIPQSRVVNMADGKTQEHAKRNVLEESARIGRGKIKDIALANADEYTAMIFPGGFGAALNLCNFGLSKENYSIQTDVFKFAKAMVEAKKPAGFICIAPVLAPKLYPAGIQITIGNDKATAEILEKLGARHIPCAATDCVVDKVHKLVSTPAYMLARSIKEVATGIDCLVKELSLLLHS; encoded by the coding sequence ATGCAAAAACAAAATATCGCGGTAATTCTATCGGGATGTGGTGCCTTAGACGGAAGTGAAATTCACGAGTCTGTACTTACCTTATTAGCCTTAGATCGTGCTGAATTACCTTATCAATGTTTGGCTCCTAATATACCTCAATCCCGCGTGGTCAATATGGCCGATGGTAAAACCCAAGAACATGCTAAAAGAAATGTACTGGAGGAATCCGCTCGTATTGGGCGTGGTAAAATTAAAGACATTGCCTTAGCCAATGCTGATGAGTATACCGCAATGATCTTTCCAGGTGGTTTCGGCGCCGCGCTAAATTTATGTAATTTTGGTTTAAGCAAAGAAAACTACTCCATACAAACAGACGTTTTTAAATTTGCAAAGGCCATGGTAGAAGCAAAAAAGCCCGCCGGCTTTATTTGTATTGCACCGGTTTTAGCGCCGAAGCTTTATCCAGCCGGTATCCAAATAACCATAGGAAATGATAAAGCCACCGCAGAGATTTTAGAAAAACTAGGTGCTCGGCATATTCCATGCGCGGCCACAGATTGTGTCGTGGATAAAGTCCATAAATTAGTTAGCACACCGGCCTATATGTTAGCTCGTTCAATTAAAGAAGTAGCGACGGGTATCGATTGTTTAGTAAAAGAATTATCTTTATTGTTACACTCATAA
- the trmB gene encoding tRNA (guanosine(46)-N7)-methyltransferase TrmB, giving the protein MNQFLRPIRSFVHRQKKLSKCQQLAFAALSEQNTLSTPIDFKILFERDAYTILEIGFGMGDSLLQQAQQHPENNYLGIEVHRPGIAFLLTQIEKFKLNNIKVIYADASEILARSIPNHSLDLVQIFFPDPWPKTRHHKRRLVQAKFIDLLHEKLNLNGKLHLATDWQDYAQHMLKVMENTSQWKNTAEKNQFTPRPPARPMTKFEKRGQQLGHAIWDLVFLRL; this is encoded by the coding sequence ATGAACCAATTTCTTAGACCGATACGCAGCTTTGTGCATCGTCAAAAAAAATTAAGTAAGTGTCAACAGCTAGCTTTTGCGGCTTTATCGGAACAAAACACCTTATCAACACCTATAGATTTTAAAATCTTATTCGAACGGGATGCATATACTATATTAGAAATTGGGTTTGGTATGGGTGATAGTTTATTGCAACAGGCGCAACAACATCCAGAAAATAATTATTTAGGGATAGAAGTCCATCGGCCAGGAATCGCTTTCCTCTTAACACAAATCGAAAAATTTAAACTGAACAATATTAAAGTTATTTATGCAGATGCATCAGAGATTTTAGCTCGCTCCATTCCTAACCATAGTTTAGATTTAGTACAAATATTTTTTCCCGATCCTTGGCCGAAAACTCGGCACCACAAACGACGCTTGGTGCAAGCAAAATTTATCGATTTATTACATGAAAAGCTTAACTTAAACGGAAAATTACATCTGGCCACGGATTGGCAAGATTATGCCCAACATATGTTGAAAGTAATGGAAAATACATCTCAATGGAAAAACACCGCTGAAAAAAACCAATTTACTCCCCGACCACCGGCCAGACCAATGACTAAATTTGAAAAACGAGGTCAACAATTAGGTCATGCTATCTGGGATCTGGTTTTTTTGAGATTATAA
- the hemW gene encoding radical SAM family heme chaperone HemW, with translation MPPLSLYIHFPWCIRKCPYCDFNSHTLLTELPEKNYIDALIVDLEQDLQKLPVRPITSIFMGGGTPSLFSPDMLSYLLVELAKRIEFSKSTEITLEANPGTVEYQRFYGYREAGINRLSLGVQSFSNEKLKILGRIHNGDEAIKAVAAAKKAGFSNINLDLMHGLPQQSSIEGLQDLQIAFSLEPTHISWYQLTIEPNTEFYLRPPQLPMEETMGELQERGEEIFRQKAYKHYEISAFSKDGYNCMHNRNYWQFGDYIGIGAGAHSKLTDNKKRTIRRAWKQKNPKAYLTQKNQFLAEEKFISVGELPFEFMLNALRLYQKISAELFQQRTGLSFSSIQPILHKAQQQGLVTYDDFAMETTEFGKRFYNNLLAMFMAD, from the coding sequence CTGCCGCCTTTGTCACTTTATATACATTTTCCCTGGTGTATACGAAAATGTCCTTATTGTGATTTTAACTCACATACTTTATTAACAGAGTTACCAGAAAAAAATTATATCGACGCATTGATTGTAGATTTAGAGCAAGATCTTCAGAAACTGCCCGTTCGTCCTATTACCAGTATTTTTATGGGTGGAGGCACTCCTAGTTTATTTTCACCCGATATGCTTAGCTACTTGTTAGTTGAGCTAGCAAAGCGTATAGAATTTTCTAAATCGACTGAAATTACCTTAGAAGCAAATCCAGGAACGGTGGAATATCAGCGTTTTTATGGTTACCGTGAAGCAGGTATTAATCGACTTTCCTTGGGCGTTCAAAGTTTTTCTAATGAAAAATTAAAGATTCTTGGCCGCATCCACAATGGAGATGAAGCGATTAAAGCCGTAGCAGCCGCTAAAAAAGCGGGGTTTAGTAATATTAATCTCGATCTCATGCATGGTTTACCACAGCAGAGTAGCATAGAAGGTCTGCAAGATTTGCAGATTGCATTTTCTTTGGAACCCACACATATTTCTTGGTATCAACTCACTATTGAACCGAATACTGAGTTTTATCTAAGACCTCCGCAATTACCCATGGAAGAAACTATGGGTGAATTACAAGAGCGTGGTGAAGAAATTTTTAGACAAAAAGCATATAAGCACTATGAAATTTCTGCTTTCAGTAAAGACGGATACAATTGTATGCACAATCGTAATTATTGGCAGTTCGGTGATTATATAGGCATCGGTGCGGGTGCGCATAGTAAACTAACTGATAACAAAAAAAGGACTATTAGGCGTGCTTGGAAGCAAAAAAATCCAAAAGCTTATTTAACACAAAAGAATCAATTTTTAGCAGAAGAAAAATTTATTTCAGTGGGAGAATTACCTTTTGAATTTATGTTAAATGCGTTAAGACTTTATCAAAAGATCTCAGCGGAATTATTTCAGCAACGAACAGGATTATCTTTTTCAAGTATTCAGCCTATATTACACAAAGCGCAGCAACAAGGTTTGGTTACCTATGATGATTTTGCTATGGAAACGACAGAGTTTGGTAAACGCTTTTATAATAATTTACTTGCCATGTTTATGGCAGATTAA
- a CDS encoding class I SAM-dependent methyltransferase has protein sequence MADKFIEPFTKTVQYYLKYRPSYPKQVLDLLVNECGLNKNSVIADIGSGTGLLAKLFLDVGNTVYGVEPNQAMREAGEVYLAQYSQFHSISGTAEATHLENASMDFITAGTAFHWFDVEKTKREFKRIAKPKAWVVLVWNVRDTQSPLICAYESLLLEYGKDYADSNAKKLDKVAMDTFFSDQTIKTASLRNVQQFDWEGFKGRLLSMSFIPGSEDARYKTMIEELNQIFLRYEKNGFIEFLYKTNLYYSHI, from the coding sequence ATGGCCGACAAATTTATCGAACCTTTTACTAAAACAGTACAGTATTATCTAAAATATCGACCTTCCTATCCGAAACAAGTATTAGATTTGCTGGTTAACGAATGTGGCTTAAACAAGAATAGTGTGATTGCCGATATAGGTTCCGGTACAGGATTACTTGCTAAATTATTTCTTGATGTTGGGAATACAGTGTATGGTGTTGAACCTAACCAAGCCATGAGAGAGGCTGGAGAGGTTTATTTAGCACAATATTCTCAGTTTCATTCAATTTCCGGCACAGCAGAAGCGACTCACCTAGAGAATGCTAGTATGGATTTTATAACGGCTGGCACCGCTTTTCATTGGTTTGATGTGGAAAAAACCAAGCGAGAATTTAAGCGGATTGCCAAGCCCAAAGCCTGGGTTGTTTTGGTCTGGAATGTTCGAGATACCCAATCTCCTCTCATATGTGCCTATGAAAGCTTATTACTAGAGTATGGTAAAGATTATGCTGATTCGAATGCCAAAAAATTGGATAAAGTTGCAATGGATACTTTTTTTAGTGATCAAACTATAAAAACAGCATCACTTAGAAATGTTCAGCAATTTGATTGGGAAGGATTTAAAGGCAGGTTACTATCGATGTCATTTATCCCCGGATCTGAGGATGCAAGGTATAAAACTATGATTGAAGAATTAAATCAGATTTTTTTACGTTATGAAAAAAATGGATTCATCGAATTTTTATATAAAACGAATCTGTATTATTCGCATATCTAA
- the ligD gene encoding non-homologous end-joining DNA ligase — MRKSNEKKLSSRNGRNLASFHLSHPGKLLYPEVNITKLDLANYYNRVAKWILPHILKRPLTLLRCPNGQNKKCFYQRHLTTETENLYAITLPDKTDKPEPYLYIKDEQGLMALIQLGVLEIHPWASKIDKIEKPDFITFDLDPGLQIEWKRVIEAAFFVKDHLQKLNLKSFVKTTGSKGLHVVVPIQRLYSWDKVKVFTQSFVKYLSIQHPQFIVANMNKTKRKGKIFVDYLRNQRGASSIAPYSTRIKENAAVATPLSWNELNVRIKSDSFTVKNLPQRLAKLKHDPWADFYQLKQKLSLPVV, encoded by the coding sequence ATGCGTAAATCGAATGAGAAAAAATTATCTAGCAGAAATGGCAGGAATTTAGCAAGTTTTCATTTATCTCACCCCGGTAAATTATTATATCCCGAAGTAAATATTACTAAATTAGATTTGGCAAATTACTATAATAGGGTTGCAAAATGGATATTACCTCACATTTTAAAACGCCCATTAACGTTGCTACGTTGTCCCAACGGTCAAAACAAAAAATGTTTTTATCAAAGACATTTAACGACAGAAACGGAAAATTTGTATGCTATAACTTTGCCGGATAAAACCGATAAACCGGAACCGTATCTTTATATTAAGGATGAGCAGGGTTTAATGGCGCTTATACAATTAGGCGTTTTAGAAATTCATCCCTGGGCTAGTAAAATTGATAAGATAGAGAAGCCAGATTTTATTACATTCGATCTTGATCCAGGATTGCAAATCGAATGGAAAAGGGTTATTGAAGCTGCTTTTTTCGTCAAAGATCATTTGCAGAAGCTTAACCTGAAAAGTTTTGTTAAAACAACCGGTAGTAAAGGGCTGCATGTCGTAGTGCCAATACAAAGGCTTTACAGTTGGGATAAAGTAAAAGTATTTACGCAGTCGTTTGTAAAGTATTTATCTATACAGCATCCACAATTCATTGTTGCTAATATGAATAAGACGAAGCGTAAAGGGAAAATTTTTGTGGATTATTTGCGAAATCAACGCGGTGCTAGCAGTATTGCCCCTTATTCAACACGGATCAAGGAAAATGCTGCCGTAGCAACACCCTTGTCATGGAATGAATTAAACGTTCGAATTAAGTCTGATAGTTTCACAGTAAAAAATTTGCCTCAGCGATTAGCTAAACTCAAACACGACCCTTGGGCGGATTTTTATCAATTAAAGCAAAAATTAAGCTTACCAGTGGTATAA
- the ligD gene encoding non-homologous end-joining DNA ligase: protein MSLRKYRKKRDFKRSAEPYGSIKKNKQLIYIIQKHAASHLHYDLRLELNGVLKSWAIPKGPSLDNSIKRLAVHVEDHPLEYAKFEGIIPKGEYGGGTVMLWDTGTWVCETADANSAYKKGHLSFILKGKKLKGAWNLVQIKNNPKNWLFIKVKDKFARSEKQYDVTQAKPNSVISRCSLQGIAKKFQADISDKPKIIKTSKNTSPSKARKKPMPNSMQPELATLVEKPPTGDEWLHEIKFDGYRLFCFIKDKKIKFLTRNQKDWTEKFKELQLEVQKLNLKSAILDGEVIAVDKKHRSDFQLLSNSINTKEKSILLYAIFDLIYYQGKDLRLCALQDRKNLLRKLIPLNNNKLIFSSDIEGNNGNIFLKKACKKGLEGIVSKNKLSPYVSGRNRNWLKIKCNKRQEFLVVGFTPGKGNRHYFASLVLAVHGKSHQLLYCGKVGTGFNESSLKNINKLLNKYKTSKAPFKEIPAAIGEVSWITPKIIVEVEFTEWTRAGVLRHPSFKGLRNDKRLEEITKE from the coding sequence ATGTCTTTACGAAAATACCGTAAAAAAAGGGATTTTAAGCGTAGTGCTGAACCCTATGGCAGTATTAAAAAAAATAAACAATTAATTTATATTATTCAAAAACATGCGGCCAGTCATTTGCATTATGATCTACGTTTGGAATTAAATGGTGTTTTAAAAAGCTGGGCTATACCCAAAGGCCCTAGTTTAGATAATTCTATTAAGCGCTTAGCAGTACATGTAGAAGATCATCCCCTTGAATATGCGAAATTTGAAGGAATAATTCCAAAAGGTGAATATGGTGGTGGCACGGTGATGCTTTGGGATACCGGCACTTGGGTATGCGAAACAGCGGACGCTAATTCTGCTTACAAAAAAGGACATTTAAGTTTTATTCTAAAAGGAAAAAAATTAAAAGGCGCTTGGAACTTGGTGCAAATTAAAAATAACCCCAAAAATTGGTTATTTATTAAGGTAAAAGATAAATTTGCGCGATCAGAAAAACAGTATGATGTTACGCAAGCCAAACCTAATAGTGTGATTAGCAGATGTTCCTTGCAAGGGATAGCAAAAAAATTTCAAGCGGATATATCCGATAAACCTAAAATTATTAAAACTTCTAAAAATACTAGTCCAAGCAAAGCTAGAAAAAAACCTATGCCTAATTCGATGCAACCCGAATTAGCGACTTTGGTCGAAAAACCACCTACTGGAGATGAATGGCTCCATGAAATAAAATTTGATGGTTATCGTCTATTTTGTTTTATAAAAGATAAAAAAATAAAGTTTTTGACTCGTAATCAAAAAGACTGGACAGAAAAATTTAAAGAATTACAGTTAGAAGTTCAAAAGTTAAATCTGAAATCGGCTATTTTAGATGGAGAAGTCATAGCAGTAGATAAAAAACATAGGTCAGATTTTCAATTATTATCCAATTCTATTAACACCAAAGAAAAGTCAATATTACTCTATGCTATTTTTGATTTAATATATTATCAAGGTAAGGATTTGCGGCTTTGTGCTTTGCAAGATCGCAAAAATTTATTAAGAAAACTAATTCCTTTAAATAATAATAAGCTGATATTTAGTAGTGATATCGAAGGAAATAACGGTAATATTTTCCTCAAAAAAGCATGTAAAAAAGGTTTGGAAGGTATTGTATCTAAAAACAAGCTTAGTCCGTATGTATCAGGAAGGAATCGAAATTGGCTCAAGATTAAATGTAACAAGCGGCAAGAGTTTTTAGTCGTAGGATTTACACCAGGAAAGGGAAATCGACATTATTTTGCTTCCTTAGTATTAGCGGTGCATGGCAAGAGTCATCAATTGCTTTATTGTGGCAAAGTTGGAACTGGATTTAATGAAAGTTCTTTAAAAAACATTAACAAACTTCTTAATAAATATAAAACTAGTAAAGCTCCTTTTAAGGAGATACCTGCTGCAATAGGGGAAGTGTCCTGGATTACACCAAAAATTATCGTGGAAGTGGAATTTACCGAATGGACACGCGCAGGCGTACTACGGCATCCTAGTTTTAAAGGACTACGCAACGATAAACGTCTTGAAGAAATTACTAAGGAGTAG
- a CDS encoding Ku protein: protein MARPIWKGYITFGLVNIPVILYPAEKKFDIQFKLIDSRDKARIRYMRINEHTGEEVPWTDIAKGYEYDDNNYLVLKQSDIKAISGEHSKTIDIVTFVNKNSINTMDFEKPYYLVPDKKGEKAYVLLREILKDTKKVGISKVIIHTREYLAALMPYESALVLNLLRYHQELRKISDFEFPSTNVKAHKISAKEIEIAKQLVNGMTTKWDPKDYHDVFRETLAKWVEAKIHHKKVSAKKIKTNLKKSNVIDFVDLLKKSLEKNKQKASKKRG, encoded by the coding sequence ATGGCAAGGCCTATTTGGAAAGGATATATCACATTTGGTTTAGTCAATATACCCGTTATTTTATACCCAGCCGAAAAAAAATTTGATATACAATTTAAGTTAATTGATAGTCGTGATAAAGCTAGAATTCGTTATATGCGTATCAATGAACATACTGGCGAAGAAGTGCCTTGGACGGATATTGCGAAAGGCTACGAATATGATGATAACAATTACTTGGTGTTAAAACAGTCTGATATTAAAGCTATTTCAGGCGAACATTCCAAGACCATTGATATTGTTACTTTTGTTAATAAAAATAGTATTAATACCATGGATTTCGAAAAACCTTATTATTTAGTTCCGGACAAGAAAGGTGAAAAAGCTTATGTTTTGTTGCGTGAAATTTTAAAGGATACTAAAAAAGTCGGCATTTCTAAAGTTATCATTCATACCCGTGAATATTTAGCAGCACTTATGCCCTATGAAAGTGCGCTTGTGCTAAACCTACTTAGATACCACCAAGAACTTCGAAAAATATCGGATTTCGAATTTCCTTCGACCAATGTAAAAGCCCATAAAATTTCGGCCAAAGAAATAGAGATTGCCAAACAGCTGGTAAATGGTATGACTACCAAATGGGACCCTAAGGACTACCATGATGTATTTAGAGAAACCTTAGCCAAATGGGTAGAAGCTAAGATTCACCATAAAAAAGTTTCTGCCAAGAAAATTAAAACTAATCTTAAAAAAAGTAATGTCATTGATTTTGTGGATTTATTGAAAAAAAGTTTAGAGAAAAATAAGCAGAAAGCATCAAAAAAACGTGGGTAG